The following proteins are co-located in the Pedobacter sp. FW305-3-2-15-E-R2A2 genome:
- a CDS encoding 7TM diverse intracellular signaling domain-containing protein produces MPGKLLIYILLLFTAPAAWAQLEITSNGRQIDYAGARIQYAFSPGNDFSDSTFLKMKDWKVLSTGKIPISNAPHCVWLKIPIRTLLRYGDFDFIDINNPHINFLRCWIIRKDSIVKAFERSGDNMNFSTRPLPTASFIYHINGQDYKDCDFVIATDKRYTKLDLPVNFYTESHYLYESQSKNLLFGLFLGITLFLFVFNFYLFISIRQNMYLWYSIYILMIAFYLGTSMGHLFMYFYPDYPFMNDIIRPAVFALSFIPQVNFFNNLMNLPVKMPRIYLFNKRLLLVFGILFILAVATSASGNYKIQGYWVHTNRVVYPLVLMVILVEGIYCLKKGIRYAGYSVVSLLIIFASSLIYVLQQNEILPRNNFTSSAVYWGLFFEGMVMAFALALRFKSYKDDSERLLKETQLQQENIFNETAIYQQKEMQRMSSLLHDTVGANLGFLRLETDNMSLTEEGRDKIAGAITRLGQEVRTMSHGFSPLVLQDKGLYLSIAEMVKLIINNGKIDLQFEWLGNKDRISVQYEIIIYRMVQEILQNLLKHSKASSGFLQVMVEQDLVSIYAEDNGVGLAQDKVSDGVGLKSLEDLVKLLKGNFSIDSGEDKGFSISIEFNQHNNEHL; encoded by the coding sequence ATGCCAGGGAAACTGCTGATTTATATTTTGTTGCTTTTTACAGCTCCAGCTGCATGGGCGCAACTGGAAATCACCAGTAATGGTCGCCAGATTGACTACGCGGGTGCCCGCATTCAGTATGCATTTAGTCCGGGCAATGATTTTAGCGATTCGACCTTTTTAAAAATGAAGGATTGGAAAGTGCTCAGTACCGGTAAAATACCCATTAGTAACGCTCCACATTGTGTTTGGCTTAAAATTCCGATCCGGACCTTGCTGCGGTACGGGGATTTCGATTTTATTGACATCAACAATCCTCATATTAATTTTCTAAGGTGCTGGATCATTAGAAAAGACAGTATTGTAAAGGCATTTGAGCGCAGTGGGGATAACATGAATTTTTCTACCAGGCCCTTGCCTACGGCCTCCTTCATTTATCATATCAATGGTCAGGACTATAAAGACTGTGATTTTGTAATTGCCACAGATAAAAGATATACCAAACTCGATCTTCCGGTTAACTTTTATACAGAATCACATTACCTGTATGAGAGTCAGTCTAAAAATCTGCTCTTTGGTTTATTTCTTGGAATCACCCTGTTTCTTTTTGTTTTTAATTTTTATCTGTTTATCAGCATCAGGCAGAATATGTATTTATGGTACAGCATTTACATTTTGATGATTGCCTTTTACCTGGGAACGAGCATGGGACATCTGTTCATGTATTTTTATCCTGATTATCCTTTTATGAATGATATCATCAGGCCTGCTGTTTTTGCACTTAGTTTTATACCTCAGGTAAATTTCTTCAATAACCTGATGAATCTTCCAGTGAAAATGCCCAGAATCTACCTTTTCAATAAGCGGCTGCTGCTGGTCTTTGGCATTTTATTTATCCTTGCAGTTGCTACTTCTGCTTCAGGGAATTATAAGATTCAGGGATATTGGGTGCATACCAACAGGGTCGTTTATCCTTTGGTGTTGATGGTAATCCTTGTGGAAGGTATTTATTGCCTTAAAAAGGGCATCCGCTACGCTGGATATTCTGTGGTCTCCCTGCTGATTATTTTTGCTTCCTCATTGATCTATGTCCTTCAGCAAAATGAAATTCTGCCAAGGAATAATTTTACTTCTTCCGCGGTCTATTGGGGCCTGTTTTTTGAAGGTATGGTGATGGCCTTTGCTCTGGCCCTGCGTTTCAAATCCTATAAAGATGATTCAGAAAGGCTATTGAAGGAAACTCAGCTTCAACAGGAAAATATTTTTAATGAAACCGCCATCTATCAGCAAAAAGAAATGCAACGCATGTCGTCACTTTTGCACGATACGGTAGGGGCGAACCTCGGATTTTTAAGATTGGAAACGGATAATATGTCCCTAACAGAAGAGGGACGGGATAAAATAGCCGGGGCCATTACCAGGTTGGGGCAGGAGGTGAGGACGATGAGTCATGGGTTCTCTCCCCTGGTCCTGCAGGATAAAGGACTATATCTGTCCATTGCCGAAATGGTGAAGTTAATTATCAATAATGGTAAGATCGATTTGCAGTTTGAATGGCTGGGGAATAAAGACAGGATCTCCGTACAATACGAGATTATTATCTATAGGATGGTGCAGGAAATACTGCAAAATCTGCTGAAACATTCCAAAGCAAGCTCCGGATTTTTACAGGTGATGGTGGAGCAGGATCTGGTCTCCATCTACGCGGAAGACAATGGCGTTGGTTTAGCGCAGGATAAAGTGAGCGACGGTGTGGGTTTAAAAAGTTTGGAAGATCTGGTCAAACTGCTAAAGGGTAATTTTAGCATAGACAGCGGTGAAGATAAAGGTTTTAGTATTTCTATTGAATTTAATCAGCACAATAATGAGCACCTATAA
- a CDS encoding response regulator transcription factor codes for MSTYNIGITDDHVLFAEGLSNIISGSSDLQLSFVAASVPEMFSLLRQHPIDFLLLDINLPPYNGLELLTKIKEEYRGLKIMILSMYQPSDIGLNLANFKGDAYVLKISGKNILEEALEGMKKGVLYLDPNIIVAHTFEDAFTQHLRLTKREKEIISLIAIGKTSKEIAEALFVAELTIKTHRKNIGKKLGTKNVANLISKMSGNAIDPQTGN; via the coding sequence ATGAGCACCTATAATATTGGCATCACCGACGATCACGTATTGTTTGCAGAAGGCCTGAGCAACATCATTTCCGGCAGTTCTGACCTGCAACTGAGCTTTGTGGCGGCTTCTGTTCCGGAAATGTTTAGTTTATTGAGACAGCACCCGATTGATTTTTTATTGCTTGACATCAACTTGCCCCCTTATAACGGATTGGAATTGCTGACCAAAATAAAAGAAGAATACAGAGGTCTTAAAATCATGATTTTGTCGATGTATCAGCCTTCAGATATTGGTTTGAATCTGGCTAATTTTAAAGGGGATGCCTATGTCCTGAAAATATCAGGAAAAAACATTCTGGAAGAAGCACTTGAGGGGATGAAGAAAGGAGTCTTATATCTTGACCCAAACATCATTGTGGCGCATACTTTTGAAGATGCTTTCACGCAGCATCTGAGGTTAACAAAACGGGAAAAAGAGATCATCTCACTCATCGCCATCGGCAAAACAAGTAAGGAAATTGCAGAAGCGCTATTTGTGGCGGAGCTGACCATTAAAACACACCGAAAGAATATAGGAAAAAAGCTGGGCACTAAAAATGTGGCCAACCTGATTTCCAAAATGAGTGGAAATGCGATTGATCCACAAACTGGCAACTGA